A DNA window from Guyparkeria halophila contains the following coding sequences:
- a CDS encoding ammonium transporter, with product METFQDGANTFFLLIGAAMVLAMHAGFAFLEVGTVREKNQVNALVKIIGDFAVATIAYFFIGYSIAYGMDFYAAAAELNVGNGYELVKFFFLLTFAAAIPAIISGGIAERAKFYPVLAATFLIVAFIYPVYEGMIWNGRFGLQGWLESTFGAGFHDFAGSMVVHGMGGWIALAAVLLLGARRGRYNKNGMAAHPPSSIPFLALGAWILTVGWFGFNVMSAQSVEAVSGLVALNSLMAMVGGVLAALFVGRNDPGFVHNGPLAGLVAICAGSDIVHPLGALAIGAIAGALFVATFILTQNRWKIDDVLGVWPLHGLCGAWGAIAAGIFGLEALGGMGGVSILSQLIGTAVGITIALAGGFLVYWLLKRSVGIRLTEEQEFEGADLSIHRISATPPNGS from the coding sequence ATGGAAACGTTTCAGGACGGTGCGAACACCTTCTTTCTCTTGATCGGCGCGGCCATGGTGCTCGCCATGCATGCCGGCTTCGCCTTTCTCGAGGTGGGCACGGTGCGCGAAAAGAACCAGGTCAACGCCCTGGTGAAGATTATCGGCGACTTTGCCGTCGCGACGATCGCCTACTTCTTCATCGGCTACTCGATCGCCTACGGCATGGACTTCTATGCCGCGGCGGCGGAACTCAACGTCGGCAACGGCTACGAGCTGGTGAAGTTCTTCTTCCTGCTCACCTTCGCGGCGGCCATCCCGGCGATCATCTCCGGCGGCATCGCCGAGCGGGCCAAGTTCTACCCGGTGCTCGCGGCCACCTTCCTGATCGTGGCGTTCATCTACCCGGTCTACGAGGGCATGATCTGGAATGGGCGCTTCGGCCTGCAGGGCTGGCTGGAATCGACCTTCGGCGCCGGCTTCCACGACTTCGCGGGCTCGATGGTAGTGCACGGCATGGGCGGCTGGATCGCGCTGGCCGCCGTCCTGTTGCTGGGCGCCCGCCGCGGTCGCTACAACAAGAACGGCATGGCGGCACACCCGCCGTCGAGCATCCCGTTTCTGGCCCTGGGCGCGTGGATACTGACCGTGGGCTGGTTCGGCTTTAACGTCATGTCCGCCCAGTCGGTCGAGGCGGTCTCCGGCCTGGTGGCGCTCAATTCGCTGATGGCCATGGTGGGCGGCGTGCTCGCCGCGCTGTTCGTCGGACGCAACGACCCGGGCTTCGTCCATAACGGCCCGCTCGCCGGCCTGGTCGCCATCTGTGCTGGCTCGGACATCGTGCATCCGCTCGGTGCGCTCGCCATCGGGGCGATTGCCGGGGCGCTGTTCGTCGCGACCTTCATCCTGACGCAGAACCGCTGGAAGATCGACGACGTGCTGGGTGTCTGGCCGTTGCACGGCCTCTGCGGTGCCTGGGGGGCGATTGCCGCCGGCATCTTCGGTCTCGAGGCGCTGGGCGGCATGGGAGGGGTGAGTATCCTCTCGCAGCTGATCGGCACCGCTGTGGGGATTACCATCGCGCTGGCCGGCGGCTTTCTGGTCTACTGGCTGCTCAAGCGCAGCGTGGGCATCCGCCTGACCGAGGAACAGGAGTTCGAAGGCGCCGACCTGTCGATCCACCGGATCAGCGCCAC